From Anticarsia gemmatalis isolate Benzon Research Colony breed Stoneville strain chromosome 16, ilAntGemm2 primary, whole genome shotgun sequence:
GCCGTCAACTCTGTATTCACCCCTTTCTTGTTCATATCCTCTTTCACACAATCCATCCATCTCTTTTTTGGTCTTCCTCTACTTACATGTCCGCTTACATTCATATTCATCACTCGTCTCGTAACATGGCTTACTTCTCTTCTCATGACATGTCCATACCATGATAGCCTCCTACTCTCTAGCTTTTCTGTGACTGCCGCAACTTTTAAACTTCCTCGAATGTACTCATTCCTTATCCTATCCACTCTTGTCACACCGCACATCCACCTTAGCATTCTCATTTCATTTGTATGCATCTTTCTTTCATTCGTCTTTTTCATTGCCCAACACTCAGATCCGTACATGACAACAGGTCTGATAACCGTTTTGTAGATTTTCCCCTTGAGCTTAAGAGGCATTTTGGGGTCACACGCTGTACCAGAGACCTGTCGCCATTTCATCCAGCCAGCATTTATCCTATTATTCACGTCTCGGTCAATTTCGCCGTCGCTCTAAATGAGGGAGCCAAGGTACTTAAAATCGGAGCATACTGGCAGGGAAACGCCATTTAGAGCAATGGGGGAGAAGTTTGAGGGACCACCAAAGTCGCAGTAGAGGTGCTCGGTCTTAGTTCGGCTGATCTTTAGTCCAACCTTCTCCAACCTCTCCCGCCATTGCTCGAGTCTGCTCTGTACTCCGGCTGCATCTTCTCCAACAAGTACAATGTCGTCGGCGAACAACATGCACCAAGGTGCCTCTCCTTGGATTTCGGCGGTTAAAGCGTCCAAGACAAGAAGAAACAGAAATGGGCTTAAAGCCGACCCTTGGTGCAAGCCTACAGCCACACTGAACTTGTCAGTTAACCCAGCTTCGGACCGGACGTGAGTACTAGCACTTTCATACATCGAACATACAATCCTTACATACTTCTCAGGCAGATTCTTCTTTCTCAAAGCCCACCACAAAACTTTACGAGGCACTCGGTCATAGGCTTTTTCAAGGTCGATGAAGACCATGTGCAGGTTTTTATGCGCATGTTTAAAATTTTCGCACAACTGGCGTAATGCGAATATTGCGTCTGTTGTGCCCCGTCCTGGCATAAAACCAAATTGGTTTTGGGTTACCTCGCACTCTTCTCTTATTCTTTTTTCTATCACTTTCTCCCAAATTTTCATACTATGTGACATGAGCTTTATTCCTCGGTAGTTGTTACATTCTTGTGCATCccctttgtttttgtaaataggcACCAGTGTACTGTTGCACCACTCATCTGGTATAATCTCTTCCTGTAACAACTTGTTGAAGAATAAAGTCAGCCACTTACATCCATCCTCTTTCAGAAACTTCCATACTTCAGATGGTATGCCATCTGGACCAACTGCTCTGCCGTTTTTCATGCTCATTACAGCCTTTCTTACTTCATCTATACTTACTTCCCTTATCATTCCTAAGTTCCTCGGTACTTCTTCTATTTTCTTGCTCCAATCATTCTCTTCATTcattaacttttcaaaatacatCTTCCAGCGTCCTTTTATATCGTCATCGGCAGTTAAAACTTTTCCACTCTCATctttaatgcattttattttcgtaatgtCCCTTCCATTAATTTCTCTAGCTTTAGCTAACCGGTATAATTGCTTTTGTCCTTGGGGAGTTTCTAAGGATTTATATAGGTTGTCTTGGACTTTGCCCCTTGCAATAGCCACAGCTTTCTTAGCTTGTTTCTTACTTTCATTATACACCTTGCGTTTTTCCTCTCTCATAATGGGGTTACATATGTCCACACTTTTCCAGTCTTTAAATGCATCCTTCTTCTCTTTCAGTGCCCTTTGTACCTCTTCATTCCACCACCATGTATCTTTATCAATCATTCTTTTCCCTTTGCTCTCACCAAAAACATTCTTCGCCACACTCCTTACACAAGAAGCCATTTCATTCCAGCATTCATTAGCGGATTTCTTCCGTATATCATCTTCCATGCCTATCATCTTTTCTGTCACTCCCTTCTGGAATTCATCCGCACATTCTTTCTTTTCTATCATAAACCATTTCGTTTTCTGTAGAGGTTTTGGTCTACTTTTCGctgttttcagttttatacatATCTTTAGGAGCATTAACCTATGTTGGGACACAAGTGGCTCCCCAGGTATGACTTTGCAGTCCTTGGCCGTGCTGAAGCTATTCCTTCTGAGCAAGAAGTAGTCGATCTGGGTGCTATGCGGACCACTTTTGTAAGTGATTAGATGTTGGTccaatttttgaaaaaaggtgTTTGCTATGGCCAGATCAAAAGCAGAAGCAGCTTCTAGCAGTGTTTCCCCTTCACGGTTCCGTTGACCAAAACCCCACCCCCCATGTATTCTTTCATACCCTACATTCGCTCTCCCTACATGTCCATTAAAATCACCTCCTATGTAGACTTCTTCACTCTGTGGGATACTCATTACTACCATATCAAATTCCTGCCAAAACTTATCTTTCACTACTTCATCACATCCCACTTGAGGCGCATATACACTCATAACATTTAGCACTACATCTTTTATCATAACTTTAACTAACATAATTCGATCATTCACTCTCTTTACATCCGTCACGCATTCTTTCAGTTTTCTATCTAACACCACACCCACTCCATTCCTTTTACCATCACTTccagtataataaaatttatatccttCTCCAATCTCTCTAGCTTTCGTGCCTTTCCACTTCGTCTCTTGCAAACATGCTACATTTATTCGCCTCCTGTTTAAAACATCGGCAAGCTCTCTACCTCTTCCAGTCATCGTTCCTACATTCCAACTCGCAATCCTCATTCTTACATCGCCACGGACTCGCTTCTTACGTgacaattaagtatttattaagaagtacaaataatttaatcagACAGTTCTTAATGAGTCGGTGAGTCGGTGAGTCGGTGAGTGAGTGAGTCGGTGAGTgcgtgagtgagtgagtgagtgagtgagtgagtgagtgagtgagtgagtgagtcggtgagtgagtgagtgagtcgGTGAGTGAGTCGGTGAGTGAGTCGGTGAGTGAGTGAGTcggtgagtgagtgagtgagtgagtgagtgagtgagtgagtgaatgagtgagtgagtgagtgagtcggtgagtgagtgagtgagtgagtgagtgagtgactcggtgagtgagtgagtgagtcggtgagtgagtgagtgagtgagtgagtcggtgagtgagtgagtgagtcgGTGAGTGAGTCGGTGAGTGAGTCGGTGAGTGAGTGAGTcggtgagtgagtgagtgagtgagtgagtgagtgagtgagtgagtgagtgagtgagtgaatgagtgagtgagtgagtgagtcggtgagtgagtgagtgagtgagtgagtgagtgactcggtgagtgagtgagtgagtcggtgagtgagtgagtgagtgactcggtgagtgagtgagtgagtgagtgagtgagtgagtgagtcggtgagtgagtgagtgagtcgGTGAGTGAGTGAGTcggtgagtgagtgagtgagtgagtgagtgagtgagtgattGTACCTTCATACAGGTCCCTGTTCTTGATGACGCGGTAGAGCGTGTGTATGGGCGTGGCGCACTCGGCGGCGACGTACACGGGGCGGCGCGCGGGCCGCGTGATCttgtgagtgagtgagtgagtgagtgagtgattGTACCTTCATACAGGTCCCTGTTCTTGATGACGCGGTAGAGCGTGTGTATGGGCGTGGCGCACTCGGCGGCGACGTACACGGGGCGGCGCGCGGGCCGCGTGATCttgtgagtgagtgagtgagtgagtgagtgattGTACCTTCATACAGGTCCCTGTTCTTGATGACGCGGTAGAGCGTGTGTATGGGCGTGGCGCACTCGGCGGCGACGTACACGGGGCGGCGCGCGGGCCGCGTGATCttgtgagtgagtgagtgagtgagtgagtgagtgattGTACCTTCATACAGGTCCCTGTTCTTGATGACGCGGTAGAGCGTGTGTATGGGCGTGGCGCACTCGGCGGCGACGTACACGGGGCGGCGCGCGGGCCGCGTGATCTTGTAGGCGCTGTTCTTGTAGTGGCGTCGCTTCACGCCCGCCACGTCCTTCACCACTTGCTCGAACGACTGCAACACGTCACACTCTGACTCCTCGAGCTGCAATATAATGTACACTTCGTCCAAACATACGACGTGACCGAACTACATAGTTCAGCACGCTATAAGTACACCTGGAAAttatgtgacgtcataatatACAAGCAGATATGCGGTCAGCTGTCCTGCCAACCGCAGGACGCGACCCCAACCGGAAGGTGCGATTCCAAACCGCCGTGGTAGTGTGTATGCACCCGTCCGGCGGGCCGTCAGCCAGGTTGCGGCGCTCAGATTGACAGCATCGCATTGCGAATAAGAACTAAAATTTAACTGAGACGGCTGGTCGCATTCCGGCTAGCTGCATAGTGCGGAGGTACGCTTGAACCGGCGGAGTCCGTAAGGACGACCGACCGTAATCCGCATTATTTTTGAACAGCTTACAGATCATCTGCGTGGAGCGAACTTTACTGGCGGTCCGAGTGACACAAAAACCAGCCTATGCCAACTCTTTTGAGGATTCTGATTGGAAATCTCTAAGAAAacttttcaaacaataataagCTATTGCAGTTTAAACatctaaacaaaaaacataatgtaacattctgtaaaattagTACACTTCTCACAGACAATTCTTTTCTGGTCACTTAGCAattctaaaactaaaaaaacgcgttgtaccataaaaaatatatcataaaaagCAATGAACTGACCTGACAGGCTTCCAACCTCGCAACATCTTCTCTATGGCTTTTATCATTAAACTCCTTCAAATCGGGGGGACAATGCATAGACTTAGTAATAATAAGGAACATTTTCTTGACAGGGAACACGACGCCGTCCCTCGCCTCGAAGCGTTTGATGTTCTCCTGCAAGCCGACGAGGTCAGCTCCATCTGACGGTAGAATGTGTACTAAGTAGCCTTCGATGAAACTAAGTGCCATTCCGTTGCCGTAGGTCACTGTTGCTTTGGTAGTAGGTTTCTCCTATAATAGATTTACACTTTTAAGTATATTGAGACGGTCATAGCTAAATGCGCTCCTgtgtcggtaaacgatcagtgagcTAACAATTACAGTCTCAGCGCGAACATTACATAGTTGGGCGTTACGTAGGTAAGTTAAAAGTCGATACTGATAGTTGTCCATTAGGATACTAGTTGTTAAGTTACTGGCCTACGGACAGCTTAAAAGAGTTTTATTGGTCACTAACCATACGGCTAGAGCAGTGATACCCGAGTGGTACAAGTTGGCACTTTCCACGCAAGACACCGGTCGacggttcgaatccgaggcaacacaccaacgCCTTTccgaaattatgtgtgtattagaaataattaacacttgTTCAGTAACATGTTGAAGAAAAACATTgagatgaaaccttgcatgcctaaaatgttagtacatttattgagggcccgccaagtccccaactcgcacttgcccagcatggtggactcaaggcataacccctccctcgtttgggagaagacgcTTCCCCAGCAGTGAGAccgtaatgggtaaaaaaagcTACTAAAAACAAACCACTCACCACTTCAGGATACTTGACAACAAGATACGCGATGAAGATGAACGGAAAGTCTTCGGCGTAAAGCTTCTGGTCATTGAGGAGTAGGAGTACGATGGAGGCCCCGTACATCATGAGCTGGTGCCTGTTGACCTTCGCCAGGAGGTCGTGGTCGAAGCCGCGCTGGTGGTGCACCATGTCGTACAGAACTAAGCTCAGAGACTTCGTACCCTGGATTGTGAGGATGTAGAGGACGTAGCGAGCTGGAAggtattcattaatttataatttaactttttaacagACGTGGTCGTATAACTTTTTAATAGACGTGGCGCAGTGTTTAATGCTGTCGCCACGCCACTGCctttgcgtcgggaggtcgtgggtttgattaccacattagacaattatttgtgcgatccacaaattgttgtttcgggaCTGTGTACTTTGTGACCTTagtttgtatgtaaaagtccccgcgacacaagagcaattcttagtgctagagatatctttaaaaaagagaaaagaaaTCCGGGACAAGGggacaatataattaatttaaaacactcaCCCACGCTGAATATCCACTGGTTCTTCTTACTAAAGTCCAAGCTCTGCGAGCCTATGAACAAGAGGAACGCTATTATAACGATAAGCCTTATAGACAACATGCTGCTATGGCGACGCATACAGGACTGCtttgtttaacaaacataataagcTTCAAATAAACTAAGTAGTAAGTACTGCTCGCAAAACATTAACTAACTATAAACATCAAGCGGCGAGGGGTTGGGGATTGAGACGCAGGGACCATGGGGCACCAACTTACTGTTCAAAGAGTTGGCTAATCGCCTGGTCGAAACTTCCCAT
This genomic window contains:
- the Sting gene encoding transmembrane protein sting: MIEKRKPKMDQSHIYLMQILFVAGITFGSQSLDFSKKNQWIFSVARYVLYILTIQGTKSLSLVLYDMVHHQRGFDHDLLAKVNRHQLMMYGASIVLLLLNDQKLYAEDFPFIFIAYLVVKYPEVEKPTTKATVTYGNGMALSFIEGYLVHILPSDGADLVGLQENIKRFEARDGVVFPVKKMFLIITKSMHCPPDLKEFNDKSHREDVARLEACQLEESECDVLQSFEQVVKDVAGVKRRHYKNSAYKITRPARRPVYVAAECATPIHTLYRVIKNRDLYEELSDVNVEDIVSDFISTLDNVLTKSPELRGKCELVYFDDTKNLNLADVLLDRIRELEPNFEELANKRY